One Oncorhynchus kisutch isolate 150728-3 linkage group LG13, Okis_V2, whole genome shotgun sequence DNA window includes the following coding sequences:
- the LOC109901503 gene encoding transcription and mRNA export factor ENY2-2, with protein MSKDSKMRATINQKLTEMGERERLKELLRAKLTECGWRDQLKAHCKDVIKEKGLEHVTVEDLVVEITPKGRVLVPDSVKKELLQRIRAFLAQHAT; from the exons ATGAGCAAAGATTCCAAGATGAGAGCAACAATTAATCAGAAGTTAACTGAGATGGGTGAACGAGAGCG ATTGAAGGAGTTGCTTAGAGCTAAACTCACTGAATGTGGATGGAGGGATCAGCTGAAAGCTCATTGCAAAG ATGTCATCAAAGAAAAGGGCTTGGAGCATGTGACTGTCGAGGACCTTGTGGTAGAAATCACCCCTAAAGGAAGAG TTCTGGTGCCTGACAGCGTGAAGAAGgagctgctgcagaggataagagcCTTCCTAGCTCAGCATGCCACATAA